A section of the Phaseolus vulgaris cultivar G19833 chromosome 8, P. vulgaris v2.0, whole genome shotgun sequence genome encodes:
- the LOC137824916 gene encoding uncharacterized protein, giving the protein MEDLRTRATKFMQIEEHIDYHQRFKAVGSGVLKDQIPSKEREIEIERTDRTTPRSDRNRGGRIPRFNSYTPLTIPRGRALDEALQTDLIPTLKRYQTPPNADTATHCQYHRNFGHTTEGCQALKDKIEELIQAGHLRQFVKRTRNSRSPPRSTDHPSRGVDRSYRNDYKRRTDHSQASRKRSESPVRRTRARSISPNRNARPRQRVRQVINMIVGPVTLGEPNHEANYIAGGFAGGRCSNSARKKHLRDIQSAHATTRRRPHIPPITFTDDDFTAIDPAQDDPMVITVEIDKFAIAKTLVDQGSSVDILYWEIFKKMRIPEADIQPYNEQIVGFSGEQVDTKGYIDLYTTFGEEDGLHKTINVRYLLVNAQTSYNILLGRPSINRLKAIVSTPHLAMKFPSANNDIATIHVDQKTARECYVASLKSEPTRRLYTTNPDHRLPQKRGRSPTRHSRRRMSR; this is encoded by the coding sequence ATGGAAGATCTTCGGACTcgagcaaccaaattcatgcaaatcgaGGAACACATTGATTACCACCAACGGTTCAAAGCCGTCGGATCCGGAGTCCTCAAAGACCAAATACCgagcaaagaaagagaaatcGAGATCGAACGCACCGACCGAACCACTCCAAGATCCGACCGGAACAGAGGAGGCCGAATTCCCAGGTTTAACAGTTACACCCCTTTAACTATTCCGCGGGGACGAGCTCTAGATGAAGCACTACAAACGGACTTAATCCCGACACTGAAGCGATATCAAACGCCACCGAATGCAGATACCGCTACGCATTGTCAGTACCATCGAAACTTCGGCCACACGACCGAAGGATGTCAGGCGTTGAAGGACAAAATCGAAGAGCTCATCCAGGCTGGCCATTTGCGGCAGTTCGTCAAGAGGACAAGGAATTCAAGATCCCCACCACGGAGTACCGACCATCCATCCCGTGGTGTCGACCGGTCATACCGTAACGATTACAAACGCCGAACTGACCATAGCCAGGCTTCGCGGAAACGCAGTGAAAGCCCCGTTCGGCGTACACGCGCTCGCAGCATAAGTCCCAACCGAAACGCCCGCCCTCGCCAACGAGTCCGccaagtcatcaacatgattgTTGGACCCGTTACCTTGGGTGAACCGAACCACGAAGCAAATTACATAGCCGGGGGCTTTGCCGGTGGCAGGTGCTCAAATTCCGCCCGAAAGAAACATCTCCGGGACATCCAATCCGCTCATGCTACCACGAGGAGGCGTCCACACATACCTCCGATCACTTTCACTGACGACGACTTCACAGCCATAGATCCAGCCCAGGACGACCCTATGGTAATCACCGTGGAAATTGACAAGTTCGCAATTGCCAAGACTTTGGTCGACCAAGGTAGCTCGGTCGACATATTATACTGGGAAATCTTCAAGAAAATGCGCATCCCAGAAGCAGATATTCAACCCTATAACGAACAAATTGTAGGGTTCTCAGGTGAACAGGTCGACACTAAGGGGTATATAGACTTATATACAACCTTTGGTGAGGAAGACGGTCTCCACAAAACAATAAACGTACGATATCTTCTGGTCAACGCCCAaacttcctacaacatcctgctcGGTCGTCCGTCCATCAATAGATTAAAAGCCATTGTTTCCACCCCACACTTAGCCATGAAGTTCCCTTCGGCAAATAACGACATTGCAACAATCCATGTCGATCAAAAAACCGCTAGAGAATGTTATGTCGCAAGTTTGAAAAGTGAGCCAACTCGACGGCTCTACACGACCAATCCGGACCACCGACTCCCGCAAAAAAGAGGACGATCCCCGACCCGACATTCCAGACGGCGAATGTCCCGTTGA